Proteins encoded together in one Lathyrus oleraceus cultivar Zhongwan6 chromosome 5, CAAS_Psat_ZW6_1.0, whole genome shotgun sequence window:
- the LOC127082918 gene encoding uncharacterized protein LOC127082918 — protein sequence MGSRLGRRVVHFANLPIKLLMPTSFTNIQEIALKTIPSASKIEIKRVLESLYGFEVEKVRTLNMDGKKKKRGGILIAKPDYKKAYVTLKNPLSINPDLYPIRVIEEDKKNLNKQAMASVVEEAPSKSHWLDENKEAHRFKPQNGYNRGRFGSSGSNRGSGSNQGRFDSSGLNRGRFDLPGSNRSDGSAAKFPWTNMRSGRSTATR from the coding sequence ATGGGAAGCAGATTAGGAAGAAGAGTGGTACACTTCGCAAACCTACCAATCAAGCTTCTCATGCCAACTTCATTCACCAACATCCAAGAAATCGCCCTCAAAACCATCCCTTCAGCTTCCAAGATCGAGATCAAACGCGTTCTGGAATCCCTCTACGGCTTCGAGGTTGAAAAAGTTCGAACATTGAACATGGACGGAAAGAAGAAGAAACGCGGCGGCATCTTGATCGCAAAACCTGATTACAAGAAGGCTTACGTAACCCTAAAAAATCCGCTTTCAATTAACCCTGATCTTTACCCGATCCGAGTCATTGAAGAGGATAAGAAGAACTTGAATAAACAGGCTATGGCTAGCGTCGTCGAGGAAGCACCGAGCAAATCACACTGGCTCGATGAGAACAAGGAGGCTCATCGGTTCAAGCCCCAAAACGGTTATAACCGGGGACGGTTTGGCAGTTCTGGTTCAAACCGAGGTTCTGGCTCGAACCAGGGACGATTTGATAGTTCCGGTTTGAATAGGGGACGGTTTGATCTTCCCGGTTCAAACAGGTCTGATGGTTCTGCTGCCAAGTTTCCCTGGACTAACATGAGGTCTGGTAGGAGTACTGCTACTAGGTAG